One segment of Panicum virgatum strain AP13 chromosome 1K, P.virgatum_v5, whole genome shotgun sequence DNA contains the following:
- the LOC120712280 gene encoding protein indeterminate-domain 4, chloroplastic-like isoform X2 codes for MASNSSAAAVAALFGIRDGDHQEQIKPLLAQPHQQLPPAPLLSAAASSSAPGSAQAAAASPPVKKKRTLPDPDAEVIALSPKTLLATNRFVCEVCNKGFQREQNLQLHRRGHNLPWKLKQKDPLQAQRRRVYLCPEPTCAHHDPSRALGDLTGIKKHFCRKHGEKKWKCDKCSKRYAVQSDWKAHSKVCGTREYRCDCGTLFSRRDSFITHRAFCDALAQESARLPPPGLTASHLYGATTAANMALSLSQVGSHLASTLGGDAHGHHYHQADLLRHGAANRFDHHLLGPSSASAFRPLPPPPSSAFLMGAPHEFIDGGDGTGSHAFLQGKAFQGLMHLPDLQGNGAGGGPLASSAPGLFNLGYIASSANSSGTSSHGHASQGHLTSDQFSEGGGAGGAGGSETSAAMLFSGGGGFAGGDHQVAPGGMYNDQAVMLPQMSATALLQKASQMGSNSSAHGGGASVFGGLVGSSVPSAAHGRAPMLDQSQMHLQSLMNSLAGGGMFGGGANSGGMIDPRMYDMDQDVKFSQGRGGAEMTRDFLGVGGGGVMRGMPVARGEHHDGAGDISSLEAEMKSASSSFTGSRMQ; via the exons ATGGCATCCAATTCatcggcggcggctgtggcagCGCTGTTTGGAATTAGGGATGGCGACCACCAGGAGCAGATTAAGCCGCTGCTTGCGCAGCCGCACCAGCAGCTGCCTCCTGCGCCACTGCTCAGCGCGGCCGCCTCGTCGTCGGCTCCAGGGtccgcccaggcggcggcggcgtcaccgccagtgaagaagaagagaacccTACCAG ACCCTGACGCTGAGGTGATCGCCCTGTCGCCCAAGACGCTGCTGGCGACGAACCGGTTCGTGTGCGAGGTGTGCAACAAGGGGTTCCAGCGGGAGCAGAACCTGCAGCTGCACCGGCGCGGGCACAACCTGCCGTGGAAGCTGAAGCAGAAGGACCCGCTgcaggcgcagcggcggcgcgtgtACCTGTGCCCGGAGCCGACGTGCGCGCACCACGACCCGTCCCGCGCCCTGGGCGACCTCACCGGGATCAAGAAGCACTTCTGCCGGAAGCACGGCGAGAAGAAGTGGAAGTGCGACAAGTGCTCCAAGCGCTACGCCGTGCAGTCGGACTGGAAGGCGCACTCCAAGGTCTGCGGCACGCGCGAGTACCGCTGCGACTGCGGCACCCTCTTCTCCag GAGGGACAGCTTCATCACCCACAGGGCCTTCTGCGACGCCCTCGCGCAGGAGAGcgcccgcctcccgccgcccggcCTCACCGCCAGCCACCTCTacggcgccaccaccgccgccaacaTGGCGCTCAGCCTCTCGCAGGTCGGTTCCCACCTCGCATCCACCCTCGGAGGGGACGCGCACGGCCACCACTACCATCAggccgacctcctccgccacggCGCCGCCAACCGCTTCGATCATCATCTGCTAGGCCCCTCCAGCGCCTCCGCGTTCCGACCCCTGCCGCCTCCACCATCGTCGGCGTTCCTCATGGGCGCGCCGCACGAGTTcatcgacggcggcgacggcactgGGTCACACGCGTTCTTGCAGGGCAAAGCGTTCCAAGGCCTCATGCACCTGCCGGATCTCCAAGGCAACGGCGCCGGTGGTGGTCCGTTGGCTTCGTCGGCTCCGGGCCTCTTCAACCTGGGCTACATCGCGAGCAGCGCAAATAGCTCAGGTACTTCCAGTCATGGCCATGCAAGCCAGGGGCACCTGACAAGCGACCAGTTCAGcgaaggaggcggcgccggcggcgccggcggctctgaGACTTCAGCTGCGATGCTTTTCAGCGGCGGAGGGGGCTTTGCCGGCGGTGACCACCAGGTTGCTCCTGGCGGGATGTACAACGACCAGGCCGTGATGCTGCCGCAGATGTCCGCGACGGCGCTGCTGCAGAAGGCGTCGCAGATGGGCTCCAACTCgagcgcgcacggcggcggcgcgtccgtGTTTGGGGGCCTCGTGGGCTCGTCCGTGCCCTCCGCCGCGCACGGCCGGGCGCCCATGCTCGACCAGAGCCAGATGCACCTGCAGAGCCTGATGAActcgctggccggcggcggcatgttcggcggcggcgccaacaGTGGCGGCATGATCGACCCAAGGATGTACGACATGGATCAAGACGTGAAGTTTAGCCAGGGCCGTGGCGGCGCTGAGATGACGCGCGACTTccttggcgtcggcggcggcggcgtcatgaGGGGGATGCCGGTGGCGAGAGGGGAGCACCATGACGGTGCCGGTGACATCAGCTCCTTGGAGGCCGAGATGAAGTCGGCCTCGTCGTCCTTCACTGGAAGCAGGATGCAATAA
- the LOC120712280 gene encoding protein indeterminate-domain 4, chloroplastic-like isoform X1, which translates to MASNSSAAAVAALFGIRDGDHQEQIKPLLAQPHQQLPPAPLLSAAASSSAPGSAQAAAASPPVKKKRTLPDPDAEVIALSPKTLLATNRFVCEVCNKGFQREQNLQLHRRGHNLPWKLKQKDPLQAQRRRVYLCPEPTCAHHDPSRALGDLTGIKKHFCRKHGEKKWKCDKCSKRYAVQSDWKAHSKVCGTREYRCDCGTLFSRRVGTGLTPNCQDTTFRNYTLQSMMSWRDSFITHRAFCDALAQESARLPPPGLTASHLYGATTAANMALSLSQVGSHLASTLGGDAHGHHYHQADLLRHGAANRFDHHLLGPSSASAFRPLPPPPSSAFLMGAPHEFIDGGDGTGSHAFLQGKAFQGLMHLPDLQGNGAGGGPLASSAPGLFNLGYIASSANSSGTSSHGHASQGHLTSDQFSEGGGAGGAGGSETSAAMLFSGGGGFAGGDHQVAPGGMYNDQAVMLPQMSATALLQKASQMGSNSSAHGGGASVFGGLVGSSVPSAAHGRAPMLDQSQMHLQSLMNSLAGGGMFGGGANSGGMIDPRMYDMDQDVKFSQGRGGAEMTRDFLGVGGGGVMRGMPVARGEHHDGAGDISSLEAEMKSASSSFTGSRMQ; encoded by the exons ATGGCATCCAATTCatcggcggcggctgtggcagCGCTGTTTGGAATTAGGGATGGCGACCACCAGGAGCAGATTAAGCCGCTGCTTGCGCAGCCGCACCAGCAGCTGCCTCCTGCGCCACTGCTCAGCGCGGCCGCCTCGTCGTCGGCTCCAGGGtccgcccaggcggcggcggcgtcaccgccagtgaagaagaagagaacccTACCAG ACCCTGACGCTGAGGTGATCGCCCTGTCGCCCAAGACGCTGCTGGCGACGAACCGGTTCGTGTGCGAGGTGTGCAACAAGGGGTTCCAGCGGGAGCAGAACCTGCAGCTGCACCGGCGCGGGCACAACCTGCCGTGGAAGCTGAAGCAGAAGGACCCGCTgcaggcgcagcggcggcgcgtgtACCTGTGCCCGGAGCCGACGTGCGCGCACCACGACCCGTCCCGCGCCCTGGGCGACCTCACCGGGATCAAGAAGCACTTCTGCCGGAAGCACGGCGAGAAGAAGTGGAAGTGCGACAAGTGCTCCAAGCGCTACGCCGTGCAGTCGGACTGGAAGGCGCACTCCAAGGTCTGCGGCACGCGCGAGTACCGCTGCGACTGCGGCACCCTCTTCTCCag GAGGGTTGGGACTGGTCTAACGCCGAATTGTCAAGACACTACCTTTAGAAACTATACTCTACAATCCATGATGTCTTG GAGGGACAGCTTCATCACCCACAGGGCCTTCTGCGACGCCCTCGCGCAGGAGAGcgcccgcctcccgccgcccggcCTCACCGCCAGCCACCTCTacggcgccaccaccgccgccaacaTGGCGCTCAGCCTCTCGCAGGTCGGTTCCCACCTCGCATCCACCCTCGGAGGGGACGCGCACGGCCACCACTACCATCAggccgacctcctccgccacggCGCCGCCAACCGCTTCGATCATCATCTGCTAGGCCCCTCCAGCGCCTCCGCGTTCCGACCCCTGCCGCCTCCACCATCGTCGGCGTTCCTCATGGGCGCGCCGCACGAGTTcatcgacggcggcgacggcactgGGTCACACGCGTTCTTGCAGGGCAAAGCGTTCCAAGGCCTCATGCACCTGCCGGATCTCCAAGGCAACGGCGCCGGTGGTGGTCCGTTGGCTTCGTCGGCTCCGGGCCTCTTCAACCTGGGCTACATCGCGAGCAGCGCAAATAGCTCAGGTACTTCCAGTCATGGCCATGCAAGCCAGGGGCACCTGACAAGCGACCAGTTCAGcgaaggaggcggcgccggcggcgccggcggctctgaGACTTCAGCTGCGATGCTTTTCAGCGGCGGAGGGGGCTTTGCCGGCGGTGACCACCAGGTTGCTCCTGGCGGGATGTACAACGACCAGGCCGTGATGCTGCCGCAGATGTCCGCGACGGCGCTGCTGCAGAAGGCGTCGCAGATGGGCTCCAACTCgagcgcgcacggcggcggcgcgtccgtGTTTGGGGGCCTCGTGGGCTCGTCCGTGCCCTCCGCCGCGCACGGCCGGGCGCCCATGCTCGACCAGAGCCAGATGCACCTGCAGAGCCTGATGAActcgctggccggcggcggcatgttcggcggcggcgccaacaGTGGCGGCATGATCGACCCAAGGATGTACGACATGGATCAAGACGTGAAGTTTAGCCAGGGCCGTGGCGGCGCTGAGATGACGCGCGACTTccttggcgtcggcggcggcggcgtcatgaGGGGGATGCCGGTGGCGAGAGGGGAGCACCATGACGGTGCCGGTGACATCAGCTCCTTGGAGGCCGAGATGAAGTCGGCCTCGTCGTCCTTCACTGGAAGCAGGATGCAATAA